The following coding sequences lie in one Flavobacterium cyclinae genomic window:
- a CDS encoding DUF2795 domain-containing protein gives MYWTLELASYLSDAPWPATKDELIDYAIRTGAPLEVVENLQSIEDEGEIYESMEEIWPDYPTDEDYLWNEDEY, from the coding sequence ATGTATTGGACTTTAGAATTAGCATCCTATTTGAGCGATGCACCATGGCCAGCTACCAAAGACGAACTTATCGACTACGCTATTAGAACTGGAGCTCCATTAGAAGTAGTGGAAAACTTACAGTCTATAGAAGACGAAGGGGAAATCTATGAATCAATGGAAGAGATTTGGCCTGATTATCCTACAGACGAAGATTATCTTTGGAATGAGGACGAATATTAA
- a CDS encoding cob(I)yrinic acid a,c-diamide adenosyltransferase: MKVYTKTGDTGTTALFGGTRVPKHHIRIESYGTVDELNSHIGLIRDQDMSDLYKKVLIEVQDRLFTVGAILATPPEKETLKNGQPRLQNLGIVESDIEFLENEIDTMEEALPPMTHFVLPGGHTTVSYCHIARCVCRRAERLAVHLNDIEPTDERVIKYLNRLSDYLFVLARKLSHDLNADEVKWIPRK, from the coding sequence ATGAAAGTATATACAAAAACAGGAGACACCGGAACCACAGCATTATTTGGAGGAACGCGTGTGCCCAAACATCATATCCGAATTGAAAGTTATGGAACTGTTGACGAATTGAATTCGCATATTGGATTAATTCGTGATCAAGACATGAGCGATTTATACAAAAAAGTACTAATCGAAGTTCAAGATAGATTATTTACTGTTGGAGCTATTTTAGCAACACCGCCCGAAAAAGAAACCTTGAAAAATGGTCAGCCACGCTTGCAAAACCTTGGTATAGTGGAATCGGATATTGAATTTTTGGAAAACGAAATTGATACTATGGAAGAAGCGTTACCTCCAATGACACATTTTGTTTTGCCAGGCGGACACACAACTGTGTCATATTGTCATATAGCACGCTGCGTATGCCGAAGAGCCGAGCGTTTAGCTGTACATTTGAATGACATAGAACCCACAGATGAACGCGTAATTAAGTACCTAAACCGACTTTCTGACTACCTTTTTGTGTTGGCACGAAAGTTGTCCCATGATTTGAACGCTGATGAAGTAAAATGGATTCCTAGAAAATAG
- a CDS encoding PPK2 family polyphosphate kinase yields MKNIEIDHLKVSSNIKLSSIPTHIDVEASEKKKEKELDKIRIKLSKLQDKLYAHNKYGVLICLQGMDTAGKDSLVREVFKEFNARGVVVHSFKTPNANELEHDFLWRHYIALPEKGKFSVFNRTHYENVLVTRVHPNYILNENIPGITTVENITTEFWENRFESINNFEKHISQNGIIILKFFLHLSKEEQRHRLIRRLETEKHNWKFSPSDLNERELWDEYQRCYEEAINKTSKAYAPWYIIPADNKETARYLVAKSILKELEKYTDIKEPELEQEIKDNIKMYRDKLASEQ; encoded by the coding sequence ATGAAAAATATCGAAATTGATCACCTAAAAGTTTCTTCAAATATTAAATTGAGTTCAATTCCAACTCATATAGATGTTGAAGCTTCGGAAAAGAAAAAGGAAAAAGAACTCGATAAAATCAGAATTAAATTAAGTAAATTACAAGATAAACTTTATGCGCACAATAAATATGGTGTGCTTATTTGTTTACAAGGTATGGATACTGCTGGAAAAGATAGTCTTGTTCGTGAAGTATTTAAAGAATTTAATGCACGTGGAGTAGTGGTACATAGTTTTAAAACACCAAACGCAAACGAATTAGAGCATGATTTTCTATGGCGTCATTACATAGCTTTACCAGAAAAAGGCAAATTTTCTGTTTTTAACAGAACTCATTATGAAAATGTTTTGGTAACCAGAGTGCATCCTAATTATATTTTAAATGAGAATATTCCAGGTATTACAACTGTAGAAAACATTACAACTGAATTTTGGGAAAATCGTTTTGAAAGTATTAATAATTTTGAAAAACATATTTCTCAAAATGGCATTATCATATTGAAGTTTTTCTTGCATTTAAGCAAAGAAGAACAAAGACACCGCTTGATTAGAAGATTAGAAACTGAAAAACATAATTGGAAATTTTCTCCAAGTGATTTAAACGAAAGGGAATTGTGGGATGAATATCAAAGATGTTATGAAGAAGCAATCAATAAAACATCTAAAGCATATGCTCCTTGGTATATAATTCCAGCAGATAATAAAGAAACAGCTCGATATTTAGTAGCAAAATCAATCTTAAAAGAACTAGAAAAATATACGGATATAAAAGAGCCAGAGCTTGAACAAGAAATAAAAGATAACATTAAAATGTATCGAGATAAACTGGCAAGTGAACAATAA